A single genomic interval of Methanocorpusculum sp. harbors:
- the albA gene encoding DNA-binding protein Alba, with amino-acid sequence MDDNTVLIGTKPLMSYVLAVVTQFNNGNSEVVIKARGKAIVRAVDTAEVSTRQFLTGIVKKSISISTDSVETDDGPTNVSSIEIVLQKS; translated from the coding sequence ATGGACGACAACACTGTACTGATCGGCACAAAACCTTTGATGAGTTATGTACTTGCTGTAGTCACACAGTTCAACAACGGCAATTCGGAGGTCGTGATCAAAGCACGCGGAAAAGCCATAGTCCGTGCGGTCGATACAGCCGAAGTATCGACCCGTCAGTTCCTTACCGGTATTGTCAAAAAAAGTATATCCATATCTACGGACTCGGTTGAAACAGATGACGGACCTACGAACGTCTCTTCGATAGAGATCGTTTTGCAGAAGTCGTAA
- the asd gene encoding aspartate-semialdehyde dehydrogenase: protein MINVGVLGATGAVGQRFVQLLADHPWFNLTTLTASERSAGKTYGSVVNWRLDSPFPDSAAELIVAPTTVDAVKDCDVVFSALPADIATKLETDIADAGVGVCSNASSHRMEADVPLMIAEVNPDHAALIDVQRKKGRDGFIVTNPNCSTIMLATALAPLRKFSFSNINVATMQAISGAGFEGVPAFSIYDNVIPYIGSEEEKMSREANKILGTLDGGKITGAPFSVSASCNRVPVIDGHTLNVWIDIKATPAEVIDAFKTWQPPFSGLPTQPDHTVLYLDQENRPQPRLDRNRGNAMTVSVGRVREGIRFVAMGHNTIRGAAGASVLNAELLRTMKYI from the coding sequence ATGATAAATGTAGGTGTACTTGGCGCGACCGGCGCGGTCGGTCAGCGGTTTGTACAGTTGCTCGCAGACCACCCGTGGTTCAACCTGACCACTCTTACGGCATCCGAACGTTCGGCAGGAAAAACCTACGGATCGGTGGTAAACTGGCGGCTCGACTCACCATTCCCGGATTCTGCAGCAGAACTCATCGTCGCTCCGACGACCGTTGACGCGGTGAAAGATTGTGATGTAGTGTTCTCAGCTCTGCCTGCCGATATTGCCACCAAACTCGAAACCGATATCGCCGATGCGGGAGTGGGTGTCTGCAGTAATGCAAGTTCCCACAGAATGGAAGCCGACGTCCCTCTGATGATCGCCGAGGTCAACCCGGACCACGCCGCTCTGATCGACGTCCAGCGTAAAAAGGGACGGGACGGGTTCATCGTAACGAATCCGAACTGTTCGACGATCATGCTCGCGACGGCCCTTGCCCCCCTGAGGAAATTCTCCTTCTCGAACATCAATGTCGCAACCATGCAGGCGATCTCCGGTGCAGGTTTTGAGGGCGTGCCCGCTTTCAGCATCTATGATAATGTGATCCCCTACATCGGCAGCGAAGAGGAAAAGATGTCCCGTGAAGCAAACAAGATCCTCGGGACCCTCGACGGCGGCAAGATCACCGGCGCTCCGTTCTCGGTCTCCGCATCCTGTAACCGCGTGCCGGTCATCGACGGGCACACGCTCAATGTATGGATCGACATCAAGGCAACACCCGCAGAAGTCATTGACGCATTCAAAACCTGGCAGCCTCCGTTCTCGGGTCTCCCGACCCAGCCGGACCATACCGTCCTCTATCTCGATCAGGAAAACCGTCCGCAGCCCAGGCTTGACCGAAACCGCGGCAATGCCATGACCGTATCGGTCGGCAGAGTGCGGGAAGGTATCCGGTTCGTTGCGATGGGACATAACACCATCCGCGGTGCCGCCGGCGCCTCCGTCTTAAACGCAGAACTGCTGCGTACGATGAAATATATCTGA
- a CDS encoding GxxExxY protein, with amino-acid sequence MLYYKDESYAIFGAIFEVYKTLGNTFIESFYQKALEHEFNLRNIPFVPQKRIQAVYKGQDIGYYTPDFVCYDCIIVELKSRENTTDEEQKQVINYLNLGKYDLGILVNFGTYPKVYVQRIVRKGASLTSVEEEEPPYYFG; translated from the coding sequence ATGCTCTATTACAAAGACGAATCCTATGCAATTTTCGGGGCTATTTTTGAAGTGTACAAAACCCTAGGAAACACGTTCATCGAATCATTTTATCAGAAAGCTCTGGAGCATGAATTTAACCTGAGAAATATTCCGTTTGTCCCGCAAAAACGTATCCAGGCAGTATACAAAGGTCAGGATATCGGATATTATACCCCGGATTTTGTCTGTTATGATTGCATCATCGTTGAACTGAAGTCACGGGAGAATACCACAGATGAAGAACAAAAACAGGTGATAAACTATCTCAATCTCGGGAAATACGACCTGGGAATCTTAGTGAATTTTGGCACATATCCAAAGGTGTACGTGCAAAGGATCGTCCGAAAGGGAGCGTCACTTACTTCTGTGGAGGAAGAGGAACCGCCGTATTATTTTGGGTGA
- the serS gene encoding serine--tRNA ligase, protein MLDIKFVRAHPEVVLADLEKRQDAEKLLWVDTVLEQDKIFRELTVKNNELRARRNQIAKDINAAKKEGKDPAPLFAEAKALPGMIKDNDDIMEKATELVRYYLMRLPNILHESVPYGKDDTENVVVKKVGTPRILDFELKNHGELAAENGWADFERATKTSGAGFYFLKGNLALLDLALQRFALDTIIAKGYTPIIPPYMMNRKSYEEVTDLGDFEKVMYKIENDDAYLIATAEHPMAAMYQDEIFEEKDLPLKMVGISPCFRREIGAHGLDSRGLFRVHQFTKIEQFIYCMPEKSWEMHEELLANSEELFTKLGLPYRVVNICTGDIGTVAAKKYDMEAWMPRDNEYREVVSCSNCTAYQSVRLNIRVRDAHEFESKQWLHTLNSTAVATSRALRCILENYQTEDGKVEIPKVLRPYMNGLEYL, encoded by the coding sequence ATGCTCGATATCAAATTCGTCAGAGCCCACCCGGAAGTAGTTCTGGCAGATCTGGAAAAACGCCAGGATGCCGAGAAACTTCTCTGGGTCGATACGGTTCTTGAACAGGATAAAATTTTCCGCGAACTCACGGTCAAAAACAATGAACTTCGTGCCAGAAGAAATCAGATAGCAAAGGATATCAATGCCGCTAAAAAAGAGGGGAAGGATCCGGCTCCTCTTTTTGCCGAAGCAAAGGCTTTGCCTGGAATGATCAAGGATAACGACGATATCATGGAAAAGGCGACCGAACTGGTAAGATATTACCTGATGCGTCTGCCGAATATCCTCCACGAGAGTGTTCCCTACGGGAAAGACGATACGGAAAACGTCGTCGTGAAGAAAGTTGGCACGCCGCGGATCCTCGATTTCGAACTGAAGAACCACGGGGAACTTGCCGCAGAAAACGGCTGGGCCGACTTTGAGCGTGCCACAAAAACGAGCGGTGCAGGATTCTATTTCCTGAAAGGCAATCTCGCTCTCCTTGATCTCGCTCTGCAGAGGTTTGCTCTGGATACGATCATCGCCAAAGGCTATACCCCCATCATCCCGCCGTACATGATGAACAGAAAATCCTACGAGGAGGTCACTGACCTCGGGGATTTCGAGAAGGTCATGTACAAGATCGAGAATGACGATGCCTATTTGATCGCCACTGCGGAACACCCCATGGCCGCCATGTATCAGGACGAGATCTTCGAAGAGAAGGATCTTCCTCTGAAAATGGTGGGTATCTCGCCTTGTTTCCGGCGTGAGATCGGGGCTCACGGACTTGATTCCCGCGGTCTTTTCCGTGTCCACCAGTTCACCAAGATTGAACAGTTCATCTATTGTATGCCTGAGAAGTCCTGGGAAATGCACGAGGAGCTGTTGGCAAACTCAGAAGAGCTGTTTACGAAACTCGGTCTTCCCTACCGGGTTGTGAACATCTGTACCGGCGATATCGGGACCGTTGCTGCGAAAAAGTATGATATGGAGGCATGGATGCCGCGGGACAATGAGTACCGCGAAGTAGTCTCCTGTTCGAACTGTACCGCTTATCAGTCGGTACGGCTGAACATCCGTGTCCGCGATGCACATGAATTCGAGTCCAAACAGTGGCTCCACACCCTAAATTCTACGGCGGTAGCCACTTCCCGTGCTCTGCGCTGTATCCTCGAAAACTACCAGACCGAAGACGGCAAGGTCGAGATCCCCAAGGTCCTTCGCCCGTATATGAACGGTCTGGAGTATCTCTAA
- a CDS encoding acylphosphatase codes for MKQTMEILFSGRVQKVGFRACIRNAGLNLGLCGEVENLSNGKVRVLVTGEDVIIEKFLAMTYSCPRAIIRDLKCTGYVLTDFTDFTIIRE; via the coding sequence ATGAAACAGACAATGGAGATCCTCTTCTCCGGAAGGGTACAAAAAGTCGGCTTTCGTGCCTGCATAAGAAACGCAGGATTAAACTTGGGATTGTGCGGCGAAGTAGAGAACCTATCCAACGGCAAGGTCCGGGTTCTTGTTACCGGAGAGGACGTCATCATCGAAAAGTTCCTCGCCATGACCTACTCCTGCCCGCGTGCGATCATCAGGGATCTGAAATGCACCGGCTATGTTCTGACCGATTTCACTGATTTTACGATAATACGGGAGTAA
- a CDS encoding pyruvate kinase alpha/beta domain-containing protein, whose amino-acid sequence MRIEKTITYFNEPGRENTPDCAEIAVQRAKELGLSTIVVASSGGYTAKTFFEAMKGTDLRLVVVAHAVGFSKPGVWEFDPKLAEELRSAGVVIICGTHALSGLERAISRNPKLGGSSRTEAIAEAFRRTVAIGMKVAVECVLIAADQGAIPISDEVVAVGGTAEGADTVVVIRPAHTAAFFDLQVREFVAMPRNR is encoded by the coding sequence ATGAGAATCGAAAAAACCATCACGTATTTTAACGAACCAGGGAGGGAAAACACCCCGGACTGTGCAGAAATAGCAGTACAGCGTGCAAAGGAACTCGGGCTTTCAACTATCGTTGTTGCAAGTTCCGGAGGATACACGGCAAAGACCTTTTTCGAGGCGATGAAGGGGACTGACCTCCGTCTCGTGGTCGTGGCACATGCGGTAGGATTTTCCAAACCCGGCGTCTGGGAGTTTGATCCAAAACTCGCAGAAGAACTGCGGTCTGCGGGCGTCGTGATCATCTGCGGCACGCATGCCCTTTCCGGACTGGAACGGGCGATCTCCAGAAATCCGAAACTCGGGGGAAGCAGCAGGACCGAGGCAATTGCCGAAGCATTCAGACGGACCGTCGCAATCGGAATGAAGGTCGCAGTCGAGTGTGTTCTGATCGCAGCAGACCAGGGAGCGATTCCCATTTCTGATGAGGTCGTCGCGGTCGGAGGGACTGCGGAAGGAGCTGACACGGTGGTCGTGATCAGACCTGCCCACACGGCAGCCTTCTTCGATCTGCAGGTCAGGGAATTTGTTGCGATGCCAAGGAACCGCTGA
- a CDS encoding Glu/Leu/Phe/Val dehydrogenase — MSKVNPFEMAQHQLMDCAKILKLDQGVVDILMQPQRQIQVSIPVKMDDGTTRVFQGFRVQYNNALGPYKGGIRYHPEETIDTVRALSAWMTWKCAVLDLPLGGGKGGIICNPKEMSKGELERMSRGYIRAIWKNIGPDTDVPAPDVYTDGQIMAWMMDEYSVIHGKNQFGLLTGKPLVIGGSLGRGDSTAKGGLFTLREAAKEFNIDLKKATVAVLGFGNAGSFAATLIQEMFGSKVVAVTDSKGGIYDPKGLDINAVAAHKLQTKSVVGYKGLKTLTNDEVMGLPVDVIVAAAPDEGAINEKVAPTVKATVICELANGPTTPEGDAILYKNGVHVIPDFLCNAGGVTVSYYEMVQNMYMHYWTLDDVYAKLDAAMTKSYHAVLAASKQYKINMRQAAYVVAVSRVVEGMKVRGWV, encoded by the coding sequence ATGTCGAAGGTAAACCCGTTTGAAATGGCCCAACATCAGCTTATGGATTGCGCAAAAATCCTCAAGCTCGATCAGGGCGTTGTTGATATCCTCATGCAACCGCAGAGACAGATTCAGGTATCTATCCCCGTCAAGATGGACGACGGCACCACCAGGGTTTTCCAGGGATTCCGTGTGCAGTACAACAATGCACTCGGCCCCTATAAGGGAGGAATCCGGTATCACCCTGAAGAGACTATCGACACAGTCCGTGCTCTTTCAGCATGGATGACGTGGAAGTGTGCAGTGCTGGACCTCCCGCTCGGTGGAGGAAAAGGCGGTATCATCTGCAACCCCAAGGAGATGTCTAAGGGTGAACTTGAACGTATGAGCCGCGGATATATCCGTGCGATCTGGAAGAACATCGGTCCCGACACTGATGTCCCGGCGCCTGATGTATACACTGATGGTCAGATCATGGCATGGATGATGGACGAGTACTCTGTCATCCACGGAAAGAACCAGTTTGGTCTCCTGACAGGCAAACCGCTGGTCATCGGCGGTTCCCTCGGACGTGGTGATTCAACTGCAAAAGGTGGATTATTCACACTCCGTGAAGCAGCAAAAGAGTTCAACATTGATCTGAAGAAGGCAACTGTCGCAGTTCTCGGATTCGGAAATGCAGGTTCCTTTGCAGCAACGCTCATCCAGGAGATGTTCGGCTCCAAAGTTGTCGCAGTAACCGACTCGAAAGGCGGTATCTACGATCCAAAAGGACTTGACATCAACGCAGTCGCTGCCCACAAGTTACAGACCAAATCAGTCGTCGGCTACAAAGGTCTCAAGACCCTTACCAACGACGAAGTTATGGGACTTCCAGTCGACGTCATTGTCGCCGCAGCACCCGATGAGGGAGCAATCAACGAGAAGGTCGCACCAACCGTCAAGGCAACGGTCATCTGTGAACTCGCAAACGGCCCAACCACTCCAGAAGGAGATGCGATCCTCTACAAGAACGGCGTTCATGTTATCCCCGACTTCCTGTGTAATGCAGGCGGTGTAACGGTCTCATACTACGAAATGGTCCAGAATATGTATATGCACTACTGGACTCTCGATGATGTATATGCAAAACTCGATGCAGCTATGACCAAGTCCTATCACGCAGTCCTGGCAGCATCCAAACAATACAAGATCAACATGCGTCAGGCAGCATACGTTGTTGCAGTCTCACGTGTAGTTGAAGGTATGAAAGTCCGCGGCTGGGTCTAA